A genomic segment from Juglans regia cultivar Chandler chromosome 14, Walnut 2.0, whole genome shotgun sequence encodes:
- the LOC109003393 gene encoding uncharacterized protein LOC109003393 isoform X1: MLIIFIYIYAWYKTASLLFRNSFKLLIKYSAGQARFIYLILRMAACTRWKVFFPVLILCVSLLGMAVSVSGDAALIEDVCSKTTRPDHCKACYKLNSKSSQENVKDLGRLSIGCVFLELGIFRSTLGSLLKNTNDMGPEFLNACTSCSTMLVSVDKRIKDSLEAWQQARYETSTMHMWYAVSIINDCRGGLRMMVGLPKSLADQIIALDGFGQASYGVLDQIH; the protein is encoded by the exons atgcttataatatttatatatatatatgcatggtataAGACGGCCTCGCTTTTGTTTAGGAATTCCTTCAAGTTGTTGATCAAATATTCAG CAGGCCAGGCCAGATTCATCTATCTAATTTTGCGAATGGCGGCCTGCACAAGGTGGAAAGTTTTCTTTCCAGTACTAATTTTGTGCGTCTCCCTGCTGGGTATGGCTGTGTCTGTGAGTGGAGATGCAGCACTAATAGAAGATGTGTGCAGCAAAACTACAAGGCCTGACCATTGCAAAGCGTGCTATAAATTAAACAGCAAAAGCTCACAAGAGAATGTGAAAGACCTTGGACGCCTATCCATTGGGTGTGTTTTCTTAGAGTTAGGAATATTCCGATCCACTTTAGGTTCACTTTTGAAGAATACCAACGACATGGGGCCGGAGTTTCTGAACGCATGCACTAGTTGCTCTACCATGCTGGTGTCTGTGGATAAAAGAATCAAAGACTCACTTGAGGCATGGCAGCAGGCACGTTATGAGACCTCTACCATGCATATGTGGTATGCTGTCAGCATTATCAATGATTGTCGCGGTGGACTGAGGATGATGGTCGGTCTCCCCAAGTCTCTGGCAGACCAGATTATTGCACTGGACGGTTTCGGTCAGGCCTCCTATGGAGTCCTGGATCAAATTCACTGA
- the LOC109003393 gene encoding uncharacterized protein LOC109003393 isoform X2, with amino-acid sequence MLIIFIYIYAWYKTASLLFRNSFKLLIKYSGQARFIYLILRMAACTRWKVFFPVLILCVSLLGMAVSVSGDAALIEDVCSKTTRPDHCKACYKLNSKSSQENVKDLGRLSIGCVFLELGIFRSTLGSLLKNTNDMGPEFLNACTSCSTMLVSVDKRIKDSLEAWQQARYETSTMHMWYAVSIINDCRGGLRMMVGLPKSLADQIIALDGFGQASYGVLDQIH; translated from the exons atgcttataatatttatatatatatatgcatggtataAGACGGCCTCGCTTTTGTTTAGGAATTCCTTCAAGTTGTTGATCAAATATTCAG GCCAGGCCAGATTCATCTATCTAATTTTGCGAATGGCGGCCTGCACAAGGTGGAAAGTTTTCTTTCCAGTACTAATTTTGTGCGTCTCCCTGCTGGGTATGGCTGTGTCTGTGAGTGGAGATGCAGCACTAATAGAAGATGTGTGCAGCAAAACTACAAGGCCTGACCATTGCAAAGCGTGCTATAAATTAAACAGCAAAAGCTCACAAGAGAATGTGAAAGACCTTGGACGCCTATCCATTGGGTGTGTTTTCTTAGAGTTAGGAATATTCCGATCCACTTTAGGTTCACTTTTGAAGAATACCAACGACATGGGGCCGGAGTTTCTGAACGCATGCACTAGTTGCTCTACCATGCTGGTGTCTGTGGATAAAAGAATCAAAGACTCACTTGAGGCATGGCAGCAGGCACGTTATGAGACCTCTACCATGCATATGTGGTATGCTGTCAGCATTATCAATGATTGTCGCGGTGGACTGAGGATGATGGTCGGTCTCCCCAAGTCTCTGGCAGACCAGATTATTGCACTGGACGGTTTCGGTCAGGCCTCCTATGGAGTCCTGGATCAAATTCACTGA
- the LOC118344588 gene encoding protein FAR-RED ELONGATED HYPOCOTYL 3-like: MRLINDGFVSIVDADEDLRIRNVFWVDARSRAAYEYFGDVITFDTTYLTNRYSMPFAPFVVVNHHGQSILLGAGLILGEDTATFVWLFRAWLQCMDDRAPKAIITDQDRAMKSAIAFVFPNTRQRYCLWHILRKLPEKLGSHSQFNNGLKTSILSSLYDSQTYAKFEEKWGQLIQKYDIGDNAWLQGLYNERSFWVPAYLKGVFWAGMSTTQRSESMNAFFDVFVHSSTTLKEFIDQFDNALRKKVEVETTADFMSCNQTIPCVSPFQIEKQFQALYTNAKYKEVQKELLGMMCSNCLFLNKEGCISTFDVLDEITIEDDHVKTVKYTVYYNEEECELKCTCALFEMRGILCRHVLKVCQMKKIHSVLEKYVLDRWRKDLKRRYTLVKSSYDDMRQNADARRYELVVKRCLKLATRVSQRDDHVNAFMCHLDDFENNFKGLPLESGSTKVRENVAVDNDKKILTPHVVRGKGRPPSKRKVPPVEKAATKRRKKQICRKIFDDESQHGKVSEAQASAKVDQLGSNVDDILVETQCSTVTQPTPLGTDEVAVVS, translated from the exons ATGAGGTTGATCAATGATGGCTTTGTTTCTATTGTGGATGCGGATGAAGACTTGAGAATCAGAAATGTGTTCTGGGTTGACGCACGAAGTCGAGCAGCTTATGAGTATTTCGGAGATGTCATCACATTCGATACgacatacctaacaaatagatatAGTATGCCTTTTGCTCCCTTTGTTGTGGTCAACCATCATGGGCAGTCAATACTATTAGGGGCTGGCTTGATTTTAGGCGAGGACACAGCTACTTTTGTATGGTTGTTTCGCGCATGGTTGCAGTGCATGGATGATCGAGCTCCAAAAGCGATAATAACAGATCAAGACCGAGCAATGAAGTCTGCTATTGCATTTGTATTCCCAAACACTCGCCAAAGATATTGTCTATGGCATATACTGCGAAAACTTCCCGAGAAATTGGGATCTCACTCCCAATTTAATAATGGGTTGAAGACTTCCATTCTTAGTTCCCTATATGATTCACAGACATATGCAAAATTTGAAGAGAAGTGGGGGCAACTAATTCAGAAGTATGACATTGGTGATAATGCATGGTTGCAAGGGTTATATAATGAGAGGTCGTTCTGGGTACCAGCTTACTTAAAGGGTGTATTTTGGGCTGGCATGAGCACTACACAACGgtctgaaagcatgaatgctttcTTCGATGTATTTGTGCATTCTAGTACAACACTAAAAGAATTCATAGATCAATTTGACAATGCTTTGAGGAAAAAGGTAGAGGTCGAGACTACGGCTGATTTCATGTCCTGCAACCAAACTATCCCATGTGTATCTCCATTCCAGATTGAGAAGCAGTTTCAAGCATTGTATACAAACGCTAAGTATAAAGAGGTCCAGAAAGAGTTGTTGGGGATGATGTGTAGTAATTGTCTATTTCTCAACAAGGAAGGTTGCATTTCCACATTCGATGTTTTGGATGAAATTACTATTGAGGATGACCATGTCAAAACCGTCAAGTACACAGTTTATTATAACGAGGAGGAGTGTGAACTGAAATGCACATGTGCATTATTTGAGATGAGGGGGATCCTTTGTAGACATGTACTAAAAGTTTGTCAGATGAAGAAGATTCACAGTGTACTAGAGAAGTACGTCTTAGATCGATGGCGGAAGGACTTGAAAAGGAGATACACACTGGTCAAAAGTAGCTACGATGACATGCGGCAAAATGCAGACGCACGAAGGTATGAGCTTGTTGTGAAACGATGTCTAAAATTAGCAACCCGTGTATCCCAGCGTGATGACCATGTGAATGCATTCATGTGCCATTTGGATGATTTTGAGAATAACTTTAAGGGATTACCACTTGAATCTGGTTCAACTAAGGTCAGAGAAAACGTGGCAGTGGACAAcgataagaaaatattaaccCCACACGTTGTCCGAGGGAAAGGGAGGCCTCCATCGAAAAGGAAGGTTCCACCTGTGGAGAAGGCTGCGACCAAACGAAGAAAGAAACAg atttgcaggaaaatatttgatgatGAATCACAACATGGTAAGGTATCGGAAGCTCAAGCTAGTGCTAAAGTGGATCAACTTGGTTCtaatgttgatgatattcttgttGAAACACAATGTAGTACAGTTACACAACCAACACCATTGGGCACTGATGAGGTCGCGGTTGTGTCTTAA
- the LOC109003537 gene encoding eukaryotic translation initiation factor 6-like, with amino-acid sequence MATRLQFENSCDMGVFSKLTNAYCLVAIGGSENFYSAFETELAVQSLWLRPPLAAQALLDAFVQETKMGFSCPTPPLTKVCNLFNLSDRK; translated from the exons ATGGCGACCA GGCTACAGTTTGAGAACTCATGCGATATGGGTGTATTTTCTAAGCTCACCAACGCCTACTGTTTGGTTGCTATTGGTGGTTCTGAGAATTTCTACAG TGCATTTGAGACTGAGTTGGCAGTACAATCCCTATGGTTAAGACCTCCATTGGCGGCACAAGCATTATTGGACGCCTTTGTGCAG GAAACAAAAATGGGCTTCTCTTGCCCCACACCACCACTGACCAAGGTTTGTAATCTTTTTAATCTTTCTGACAGAAAATAA
- the LOC109003293 gene encoding uncharacterized protein LOC109003293 produces MKKIHSVPEKYVLDRWRKDLKRRYTLVKSSYDDMRQNADARRYELVVKRCLKLATRVSQHDDHVNAFMCHLDDFENNFKGLPLESGSTKVRENVAVDNDKKILSPHLVRGKGRPPSKRKVPPVEKAASKRRKKQICRKIFDDESQHSEVSEAQASAKADQLGSNVDDILVETQCSTVTQPTPLGTNEVAVVP; encoded by the exons ATGAAGAAGATTCACAGTGTACCAGAGAAGTATGTCTTAGATCGATGGCGGAAGGACTTGAAAAGGAGATACACACTGGTCAAAAGTAGCTACGATGACATGCGGCAAAATGCAGACGCACGAAGGTATGAGCTTGTTGTGAAACGATGTCTAAAATTAGCAACCCGTGTATCCCAGCATGATGACCATGTGAATGCATTCATGTGCCATTTGGATGATTTTGAGAATAACTTTAAGGGATTACCACTTGAATCTGGTTCAACTAAGGTCAGAGAAAACGTGGCAGTGGACAACgacaagaaaatattaagcccacACCTTGTTCGAGGGAAAGGGAGGCCTCCATCGAAAAGGAAGGTTCCACCTGTGGAGAAGGCTGCAAGCAAACGAAGAAAGAAACAG atttgcaggaaaatatttgatgatGAATCACAACATAGTGAGGTATCAGAAGCTCAAGCTAGTGCTAAAGCGGATCAACTTGGTTCtaatgttgatgatattcttgttGAAACACAATGTAGTACAGTTACACAACCAACACCATTGGGCACCAATGAGGTCGCGGTTGTGCCTTAA